The Pedobacter cryoconitis genome has a window encoding:
- the trpC gene encoding indole-3-glycerol phosphate synthase TrpC: protein MNILDKIVLRKKEEVEQAKKLVSIKELEQGVYFNRTPYSLKEFMLSPERTGIIAEFKRRSPSKGIINDHSTVVEVTNGYAAAGASAISVLTDIDFFGGHPNDLLEARAANDVPLLRKDFMIDEYQIVEAKGLGADIILLIAAILTPVQIDTFSRLSKSLGLNVLLEVHNLEELQRSINPYIDAIGVNNRNLADFSVNIQTSFDLADEIPKEFLKVSESAISDPQTIKQLKTAGFNGFLIGENFMKTSDPGAAMHQFVGELISV from the coding sequence ATGAATATTTTAGATAAAATTGTACTCAGAAAAAAAGAAGAAGTGGAACAGGCTAAAAAGCTGGTTTCTATCAAAGAGCTTGAACAGGGTGTTTATTTTAACAGAACGCCTTATTCTTTAAAAGAATTCATGCTGAGTCCTGAACGTACAGGTATCATCGCAGAATTTAAGCGGCGTTCTCCTTCAAAAGGAATTATCAATGACCACTCTACAGTTGTAGAAGTGACTAATGGATATGCAGCAGCAGGAGCTTCGGCTATTTCTGTATTAACCGATATAGATTTCTTTGGTGGTCACCCGAATGATTTACTGGAAGCAAGGGCAGCTAACGATGTTCCGCTATTGCGGAAAGATTTCATGATCGATGAATACCAGATTGTAGAAGCAAAAGGTCTAGGCGCCGATATTATTCTGCTGATTGCGGCAATTCTTACCCCTGTACAAATCGATACTTTTAGCAGGTTGTCTAAAAGCTTAGGCCTGAATGTCCTGCTTGAAGTGCATAACCTGGAAGAATTACAACGCAGTATCAATCCCTATATTGATGCAATTGGTGTGAATAACCGTAATCTGGCAGACTTTTCTGTCAATATTCAGACGTCATTTGATCTGGCAGATGAAATCCCAAAAGAATTTCTGAAAGTATCTGAGAGCGCGATCAGTGATCCACAGACAATTAAGCAGCTGAAAACAGCTGGATTTAACGGTTTTCTAATTGGTGAAAACTTTATGAAGACTTCTGACCCGGGAGCTGCAATGCATCAGTTCGTAGGGGAGTTGATCTCGGTATAA
- a CDS encoding anthranilate synthase component II, whose amino-acid sequence MQKKILVIDNYDSFTYNLVHLINELGREAEVWRNDKFALADVAQFDKILLSPGPGIPSEAGLLLEVIKTYAAEKSILGICLGQQAIAEAFGGQLLNLGRPMHGIATPINVIDKEEFLFNDCPEVINVGRYHSWVVSREGFPAELTITATDTGEEIMALRHQTYDVRGVQFHPESVLTEYGKEMMKNWLDN is encoded by the coding sequence ATGCAAAAGAAAATATTAGTCATAGATAATTATGACTCCTTTACCTATAATTTAGTGCATTTAATTAATGAATTGGGTAGAGAAGCAGAAGTGTGGAGAAATGATAAATTTGCCCTGGCTGATGTCGCTCAATTTGATAAGATTTTATTGTCACCTGGCCCTGGTATACCTTCAGAAGCTGGTTTACTTTTAGAAGTGATCAAAACCTATGCTGCTGAAAAAAGTATTCTGGGGATCTGCCTTGGGCAACAGGCTATAGCCGAAGCATTTGGCGGTCAGTTGTTAAATTTAGGCAGGCCTATGCACGGAATAGCTACACCTATAAACGTAATTGATAAGGAAGAATTCTTATTTAATGACTGTCCTGAAGTGATTAACGTCGGCCGTTATCATTCATGGGTAGTTAGCCGGGAAGGTTTTCCTGCTGAACTGACTATTACTGCTACAGATACAGGTGAGGAAATCATGGCACTCAGACATCAGACTTATGATGTGCGCGGCGTACAGTTCCATCCGGAAAGCGTGCTGACGGAATATGGAAAAGAAATGATGAAAAATTGGTTAGATAATTAA
- a CDS encoding anthranilate synthase component I family protein produces MEKIKINTVFKKRLADTITPVSIYLRLRDVFPNSLLLESSDYHSRENSVSYVCADPVAGIMLENGKLSSYFPNGEKEVKDEFVLTGEIEAFKARFDPQTVEEQRRISTGMFGYFTWNTVQYFEDIKFTAQSPKGEEIPMMQYHVYRYIIAIDHFKNEITLFKNNFNEEDDEDLERIEYLIQNKNFPEYSFDTVGEEQSNLTNEGFMDIVEKMKKHILRGDVFQIVPSRAYNQKFSGDEFNVYRCLRSINPSPYLFYFDYGSFKLFGSSPEAQITIKNGAANIFPIAGTFKRTGNDEEDAELARKLEQDPKESAEHVMLVDLARNDLSRHCRGVEVKSFKEVQYYSHLIHLVSKVSGNIQPDVSAFKVVADTYPAGTLSGAPKYKAMQLIDEYEGLARNFYAGAIGYMDFGSSFNHAIMIRTFMSKNNQLHYRAGAGIVADSIAINELNEVNNKIAALRKAVEMAKGINKI; encoded by the coding sequence ATGGAGAAGATCAAAATCAATACCGTTTTTAAAAAGAGATTAGCAGATACTATTACTCCTGTAAGTATCTATCTGCGATTGAGGGATGTTTTTCCAAACTCCCTGTTGCTGGAAAGTTCTGATTACCATAGCCGGGAGAACTCCGTAAGTTACGTTTGTGCAGATCCTGTCGCAGGAATTATGCTGGAAAACGGAAAGCTGTCTTCTTATTTTCCCAATGGAGAAAAAGAAGTAAAGGATGAATTTGTCCTGACCGGGGAAATCGAAGCTTTTAAAGCAAGATTTGACCCGCAAACTGTGGAAGAACAGCGCCGTATCTCTACGGGAATGTTTGGTTATTTTACCTGGAACACGGTGCAGTATTTTGAGGATATCAAATTTACAGCTCAATCTCCAAAAGGAGAAGAGATCCCAATGATGCAATATCATGTTTACCGCTATATTATTGCTATTGATCACTTTAAGAATGAGATTACCCTGTTTAAGAATAACTTCAATGAGGAAGACGATGAAGATTTAGAGCGAATTGAATACCTGATTCAAAATAAAAACTTCCCTGAATATAGTTTTGACACTGTAGGTGAGGAGCAATCTAACCTGACGAATGAAGGCTTCATGGATATCGTGGAGAAAATGAAGAAACATATCCTGCGTGGTGATGTTTTTCAGATCGTTCCATCCAGAGCCTACAATCAGAAGTTTTCTGGTGATGAGTTTAATGTTTACCGCTGTTTGCGCTCTATTAACCCTTCTCCTTACTTGTTCTATTTTGATTACGGAAGCTTTAAGCTTTTTGGCTCATCGCCGGAAGCCCAGATTACGATTAAAAACGGAGCTGCTAATATCTTTCCAATCGCCGGAACCTTTAAACGCACAGGTAATGATGAAGAAGATGCTGAATTAGCGAGAAAGCTGGAACAAGATCCTAAGGAAAGTGCAGAGCATGTGATGCTGGTAGATTTAGCCAGGAATGATCTGAGCAGACATTGCAGGGGAGTTGAAGTTAAATCGTTTAAAGAAGTTCAGTATTATTCTCACTTGATCCACCTGGTTTCAAAAGTAAGTGGAAATATTCAGCCTGATGTTTCCGCTTTTAAAGTGGTCGCGGATACTTATCCGGCAGGTACTTTAAGTGGCGCACCAAAATACAAAGCGATGCAGCTGATCGATGAATATGAAGGATTGGCGCGTAATTTTTATGCGGGTGCAATTGGGTATATGGACTTCGGCAGTTCATTTAATCATGCCATTATGATCCGTACGTTTATGAGTAAGAATAACCAGTTGCATTATAGAGCTGGTGCTGGTATTGTAGCAGATTCTATCGCCATTAATGAGCTGAATGAAGTAAACAATAAGATTGCTGCCTTGCGTAAAGCAGTGGAGATGGCCAAAGGGATTAATAAAATTTAA